In one window of Miscanthus floridulus cultivar M001 chromosome 12, ASM1932011v1, whole genome shotgun sequence DNA:
- the LOC136497711 gene encoding 14 kDa proline-rich protein DC2.15-like has protein sequence MAGKASIALFLAVNLVVLAMASACGGDCPTPTPSTPTPTPASFGKCPRDALKLGVCANLLGLIKAKVGVPPTEPCCPLLEGLVDLEAALCLCTAIKGEVLGIKLNLPVDLSLILNHCGKTVPTGFKCL, from the coding sequence ATGGCAGGCAAGGCCTCGATCGCGTTGTTCCTCGCCGTGAACCTGGTGgtgctcgccatggccagcgccTGTGGTGGCGACTGCCCCACGCCGACCCCGTCGACGCCGACCCCGACGCCGGCCTCGTTCGGCAAATGCCCCCGCGACGCGCTCAAGCTGGGCGTGTGCGCCAACTTGCTGGGCCTCATCAAGGCCAAGGTGGGCGTGCCGCCCACGGAGCCATGCTGCCCGCTGCTGGAGGGCCTCGTCGACCTTGAGGCCGCACTCTGCCTCTGCACCGCCATCAAAGGAGAGGTCctcggcatcaagctcaacctgcCCGTCGACCTAAGCCTCATCCTCAACCACTGCGGCAAGACTGTGCCCACTGGCTTCAAGTGCCTCTAA
- the LOC136497675 gene encoding 14 kDa proline-rich protein DC2.15-like yields the protein MAGKASIALFLAVNLVVLAMASACGGDCPTPTPSTPTPTPASFGKCPRDALKLGVCANLLGLIKAKVGMPPTEPCCPLLEGLVDLEAALCLCTAIKGEVLGIKLNLPVDLSLILNHCGKTVPTGFKCL from the coding sequence ATGGCAGGCAAGGCCTCGATCGCGTTGTTCCTCGCCGTGAACCTGGTGgtgctcgccatggccagcgccTGTGGTGGCGACTGCCCCACGCCGACCCCGTCGACGCCGACCCCGACGCCGGCCTCGTTCGGCAAGTGCCCCCGCGACGCGCTCAAGCTGGGCGTGTGCGCCAACTTGCTGGGCCTCATCAAGGCCAAGGTGGGCATGCCGCCCACGGAGCCATGCTGCCCGCTGCTGGAGGGCCTCGTCGACCTTGAGGCCGCACTCTGCCTCTGCACCGCCATCAAAGGAGAGGTCctcggcatcaagctcaacctgcCCGTCGACCTAAGCCTCATCCTCAACCACTGCGGCAAGACCGTGCCCACCGGCTTCAAGTGCCTCTAA